A genome region from Penaeus vannamei isolate JL-2024 chromosome 20, ASM4276789v1, whole genome shotgun sequence includes the following:
- the Orc2 gene encoding origin recognition complex subunit 2: MERRRSKRFLSVTFVDENEVEKVKIGVEGGKVVVRPLSQRGRTRSSRIASAPNVELPPLEEINEEDEDVFFKPTELLEDGEASVKASDVFGFRTPRKKGSMLEKAESAKKLLQTPTTPKTPKSALKQGSKTPRTPKTPLSASKRGSRTPSSKRRLSVSLQEPNTPYSFRKRVSQRIKKIVCEEDSSSSEEENDCDSNYYSSEESEDEGKENFDLNENMVQSQTKTPRKTPLKQNQALSRTPGRTPSKTPSRGRRAGKIKDVELTATADEYFMSHGETAKVVTSDHTLSRLETPRLSPEALQALLMGVSSSHHQERQALLEEHLQMFPRWMTYLCEGFSIFLYGLGSKKMLISQFQQQYLMDFDHIVVNGFFPSLTLKNILNNITEDIMEHTGSFHSAQEQIGFIQNYYAKADADPLFIIIHNLDGPMLRGEKTQAAMSQLATAPKIHLLASIDHINAPLVFDGSKMSCYNALWCDGTTLGPYSEETSYENSLLVQQSGALALSSLIHVFKSLTPNAKGIFLLLARHQLQQKDNSNYGGLSFNDMYQRCREAFLVNSDLTLRAQLTEFRDHKLIKSKKGLDGVENLLIPLDPATLQEFVNQQEADGL, translated from the exons aTGGAGAGGAGAAGGTCCAAGAGGTTCCTTTCTGTGACCTTCGTGGACGAAAATGAAGTAGAAAAGGTCAAGATTGGAGTGGAAGGTGGAAAAG TTGTGGTACGACCCCTGTCTCAGCGTGGCAGAACACGGAGCTCCAGGATTGCCTCGGCCCCTAATGTGGAGCTGCCGCCACTCGAGGAAATaaatgaggaagacgaggatgttTTCTTCAAGCCAACTG AATTGCTCGAGGATGGGGAGGCCTCAGTCAAGGCAAGCGACGTCTTTGGATTCCGCACACCCAGGAAGAAAGGCAGCATGTTGGAGAAGGCTGAATCTGCAAAGAAACTCCTTCAGACCCCAACCACACCAAAGACTCCAAAGTCGGCATTAAAGCAGGGTTCAAAGACACCCAGAACACCGAAGACTCCTTTGTCAGCCAGCAAAC gTGGCTCTAGGACACCCTCAAGCAAGAGGAGGCTTTCAGTCAGTCTGCAAGAGCCGAACACACCCTACAGCTTCAGGAAGAGAGTTTCACAAC GTATCAAGAAGATAGTATGTGAGGAGGACTCCTCTTCATCTGAGGAGGAAAATGACTGTGACAGCAACTATTACTCCAGTGAAGAGTCAGAAGATGAGGGCAAGGAGAACTTTGACCTCAATGAGAATATGGTCCAATCACAAACCAAAACGCCCAGGAAAACACCCTTGAAACAAAATCAAGCACTGTCCAGAACTCCCGGGAGAACCCCATCAAAGACCCCATCaagggggaggagagcagggaaAATTAAGGATGTTGAGCTG ACAGCTACAGCAGATGAATATTTCATGTCACACGGAGAAACAGCAAAAGTAGTGACCTCAGACCACACACTCAGCCGACTAGAGACCCCACGCCTATCACCTGAGGCTCTCCAAGCACTCCTGATGGGCGTCTCTTCTTCACACCACCAGGAACGTCAGGCTCTCCTTGAAGAGCATCTGCAGATGTTTCCACGTTGGATGACGTACTTGTG TGAAGGTTTCAGTATATTCCTGTATGGCTTAGGAAGCAAGAAGATGCTTATTTCTCAATTCCAGCAGCAGTACTTAATGGACTTCGATCATATTGTTGTGAATGGTTTTTTCCCATCCCTTACTCTTAAAAAT ATACTCAATAACATAACAGAGGACATCATGGAACACACAGGCAGCTTCCACAGTGCTCAGGAGCAGATTGGATTCATCCAGAACTACTATGCTAAGGCAGATGCAGACCCCCTTTTCATAATCATCCATAACCTTGATGGGCCAATGTTGCGTGGTGAGAAGACCCAGGCTGCGATGTCTCAGTTAGCGACTGCACCAAAAATCCACCTCCTGGCCTCTATCGATCACATTAATGCACCTCTTG TTTTTGATGGGAGCAAAATGAGTTGTTACAATGCCCTCTGGTGTGATGGAACAACACTTGGACCCTATTCAGAAGAGACCTCGTATGAAAACTCTCTCCTTGTGCAACAGTCTGGAGCCCTTGCTTTGTCTTCGCTAATTCACGTATTCAA GTCATTAACTCCAAATGCCAAAGGTATTTTCCTGCTCCTGGCTAGACATCAGCTTCAGCAAAAAGATAATTCCAATTATGGAG GATTGTCCTTCAATGATATGTACCAGCGATGTAGGGAAGCTTTCTTGGTTAACTCTGATCTCACCCTCCGTGCTCAGCTAACAGAATTCAGAGACCACAAACTCATTAAGTCTAAGAAAGGTTTAGATGGTGTGGAAAACCTTCTGATTCCTTTAGATCCTGCAACTCTGCAAGAATTTGTTAATCAGCAAGAAGCTGATGGTCTGTGA